A genomic segment from Desulfurispirillum indicum S5 encodes:
- a CDS encoding ferrous iron transporter B: protein MDCHGNPKPISLAPGEEALKILLMGNPNVGKSVIFSRLTGMNVRTANYAGTTVNYTHGIVQYHGKKALLTDVPGTYSLEATSPAEEVATKLLAEGAHVVLCVLDATNLERNLPLALQIRQTGLPVVYALNLSDVARRKGITIDTDALAKELGAPVIATSAVKGEGLKTLLDTTLQAAQGQAIKAVTLPESFQNFWDEASRIARIAQRNESRPMTLWDRFEEMTIRPLPGLPIALIVLIIALGLVVGGGKALRAVILLPLFNNYVAPAITSAVSSVVSEGILRNVLVGEYGMLIKGIEWPIALILPYVALFYIVLSFLEDSGYLPRLGVLLDNVMRAMGLQGGSIVPMFMGYGCAVPAIIGTKAATSNKERLMITGLVALAVPCTAQTGAFIVLLGDHSMAALLGVYAISFGAMFLVGSLMTRMLPGTVAPMLMEIPNLLMPDGKSLLKKIWIRIKQFLLEAEIPMILGIGAAALIAETGVLGMVSGFMAPIVVGWLGLPAEATLALMLGIIRRELAVLPLLGLDLSILQLMVGSVVALFYLPCLTVTAIIIKEFSLKIGLLILLLTTLAAFVFGGLLNKIGQLLLVLL, encoded by the coding sequence GTGGACTGCCACGGCAACCCGAAGCCCATTTCCCTGGCTCCCGGCGAAGAGGCCCTGAAAATCCTGCTCATGGGAAATCCCAATGTGGGGAAAAGTGTTATCTTCTCTCGGCTGACCGGCATGAACGTGCGTACCGCCAACTACGCTGGCACCACCGTCAATTACACCCATGGCATCGTCCAGTACCACGGCAAAAAGGCACTGCTCACGGATGTTCCCGGCACTTACTCCCTGGAAGCCACATCTCCCGCTGAAGAAGTTGCCACCAAACTCCTCGCAGAAGGAGCCCATGTGGTGCTCTGCGTCCTCGATGCCACCAACCTGGAGCGCAATCTGCCCCTGGCCCTGCAGATACGGCAGACCGGGCTGCCCGTGGTGTACGCCCTGAACCTCAGCGATGTGGCTCGCCGCAAGGGAATCACCATAGACACAGACGCCCTGGCCAAAGAGCTGGGCGCTCCCGTTATCGCCACTTCGGCCGTCAAGGGCGAAGGCCTGAAGACTCTCCTGGACACGACCCTGCAGGCTGCCCAAGGGCAGGCCATCAAAGCAGTGACCCTGCCTGAGAGCTTTCAGAACTTCTGGGACGAAGCATCCCGCATCGCCCGGATAGCCCAGCGTAACGAATCCCGCCCCATGACCCTGTGGGATCGCTTTGAAGAGATGACGATTCGCCCCCTGCCCGGACTCCCCATCGCCCTGATCGTCCTGATCATTGCCCTGGGCCTCGTGGTAGGCGGTGGAAAAGCTCTGCGGGCCGTAATCCTGCTGCCTCTGTTCAACAACTACGTGGCACCCGCCATTACCTCCGCCGTCTCCAGCGTGGTCTCGGAGGGCATCCTGCGCAATGTGCTCGTTGGTGAATACGGCATGCTCATTAAGGGTATCGAATGGCCTATCGCCCTGATCCTGCCCTACGTGGCCCTCTTTTACATCGTGCTCTCCTTCCTGGAGGACAGTGGTTACCTGCCACGCCTGGGTGTCCTGCTGGATAACGTCATGCGCGCCATGGGCCTGCAGGGCGGCAGCATAGTCCCCATGTTCATGGGGTACGGCTGTGCCGTGCCCGCCATTATCGGCACCAAGGCTGCTACCAGCAACAAAGAGCGCCTGATGATCACCGGACTCGTCGCCCTGGCCGTCCCCTGTACCGCCCAGACCGGAGCCTTCATCGTCCTGCTGGGTGACCATTCCATGGCGGCACTGCTGGGCGTTTATGCCATCTCCTTCGGAGCCATGTTTCTCGTGGGCAGCCTCATGACCAGAATGCTGCCGGGAACTGTAGCCCCCATGCTCATGGAAATCCCCAACCTGCTCATGCCCGATGGCAAATCGTTGCTGAAAAAAATCTGGATTCGCATCAAGCAGTTTCTGCTGGAGGCGGAAATCCCCATGATCCTGGGTATAGGCGCAGCTGCCCTGATTGCCGAAACCGGAGTCCTCGGCATGGTATCAGGTTTCATGGCACCCATCGTGGTGGGCTGGCTTGGTCTGCCGGCCGAAGCGACCCTGGCACTGATGCTCGGCATTATCCGCCGCGAACTGGCGGTACTGCCCCTGCTGGGACTCGACCTGAGTATACTCCAGCTGATGGTAGGCTCTGTCGTTGCCCTGTTCTACCTCCCCTGCCTGACAGTAACGGCAATCATCATTAAAGAGTTCAGCCTGAAGATCGGCCTGCTGATCCTTCTCCTGACCACCCTGGCAGCCTTTGTCTTTGGCGGACTCCTCAATAAGATCGGCCAGCTGCTGCTGGTACTGCTGTAA
- a CDS encoding FeoA family protein: MKSCTLYTASRKKRCILESIPDEKLLQSLGIRSGVELSIVSRQPFGGPVTIKLGDRCLAISKSIAEQISIREVG; this comes from the coding sequence ATGAAATCCTGCACTCTGTACACCGCTTCCAGAAAGAAACGCTGCATCCTTGAAAGTATCCCCGACGAAAAACTCCTTCAGTCCCTCGGAATCCGCTCAGGTGTTGAACTCTCCATCGTCTCCCGCCAGCCCTTTGGCGGTCCGGTCACCATTAAGCTCGGTGACCGCTGTCTAGCCATATCCAAGTCCATAGCTGAGCAGATCAGTATCCGGGAGGTAGGTTAA
- a CDS encoding heavy metal translocating P-type ATPase has product MPLFHSLEIIHQTRQRVRLRYREQVAFDKHSLKRLLELKAGVNRVELGRVNRTIRIVFDPQVHQVPDILTLLREIRSDTFAALDTAAHLQSSEQVHSVLKGLVAFALTPLLPPPLRAAFTLMACSAALLQGGRHLLKGKMTSEAMEATAIAISVGRRDYTAAHVTNLLISLAEYIGHRIDRQSDELLLSLVQPEAEEVWIHRNGEDILVNATQVTKGTIVIAQAGETVAVDGTVMEGQASINEVSLTGEALPVAKARGDRVISGTIVEEGRVHVYAEQVGQERVSFRIARYVENSLQSKSQAQLNAIRLADRLVPFSIGLASASYVLSRNLAKVAAVLQADYSCALKLATPVAFKSSMYRAGAHQVLVKSASALESLAQAEVFIFDKTGTLTSGDLEVLHTVSLDSRWSSEEVLNLAASIEEHYFHPIAQAVVKAAQQNSSSRKHFHHSEVEFIVAHGVMAYVDGKKVVIGSRHFLEDDEGIRFPDSTTGIQCHYGESITPLYIGYDGKLLGIICLKDELRPESPRLMANLRALGVQYMVLLTGDRREKALEIASELGFDECHYELHPEQKATIVQSYKDRGLRCAFVGDGINDAPALSLADVGIAMQKGADIARISADIALLHDDILLVSDIRALAASTLRRVTTNYRLTIGLNSAIMLLAAMGRISPMATAVLHNGTTIGILLNAALGGRNAMQSPRNSIKAPSTGEPYEEASETFPA; this is encoded by the coding sequence ATGCCACTGTTTCACTCCCTGGAAATCATCCACCAGACACGACAACGGGTTCGCCTGCGCTACCGAGAGCAGGTTGCCTTCGACAAGCACTCCCTGAAGCGCCTGCTGGAGCTGAAAGCCGGGGTGAACCGCGTTGAGCTCGGTCGGGTCAACCGCACCATCCGCATCGTCTTCGATCCCCAGGTTCACCAGGTACCGGATATTCTCACCCTCCTGAGGGAGATCCGCTCCGATACGTTCGCCGCTTTGGACACTGCCGCTCATCTGCAAAGTTCCGAGCAGGTGCACAGCGTCCTCAAAGGCCTTGTCGCCTTTGCCCTGACTCCGCTGCTCCCCCCTCCCCTGCGGGCGGCCTTCACCCTGATGGCCTGCAGTGCAGCGCTTCTGCAGGGAGGGCGACACCTGCTCAAGGGCAAGATGACCTCGGAAGCCATGGAGGCCACGGCCATCGCCATTTCTGTCGGTCGTCGCGACTACACGGCTGCCCATGTGACCAACCTGTTGATCTCCCTGGCGGAATACATCGGCCACCGCATCGACCGCCAGTCCGATGAACTGCTGCTCTCCCTGGTTCAACCTGAAGCCGAAGAAGTCTGGATTCACCGCAACGGCGAAGACATCCTCGTCAATGCTACCCAGGTTACCAAGGGCACCATTGTCATCGCCCAGGCCGGGGAAACTGTGGCAGTGGACGGCACCGTTATGGAGGGACAGGCCTCCATCAACGAGGTCTCCCTGACCGGCGAAGCCCTGCCGGTGGCCAAGGCGCGGGGAGACCGCGTGATTTCTGGAACCATCGTGGAGGAAGGCCGGGTTCATGTCTACGCCGAACAGGTTGGGCAGGAGCGGGTCTCCTTCCGCATCGCCCGTTACGTGGAAAACTCCCTGCAGTCAAAGTCCCAGGCGCAGCTTAACGCCATCCGGCTGGCTGATCGCCTGGTCCCCTTCTCCATTGGCCTGGCCTCGGCAAGTTATGTCCTCAGCCGCAACCTGGCAAAAGTGGCCGCCGTTCTGCAGGCCGATTACTCCTGCGCCCTGAAGCTGGCAACTCCTGTGGCATTCAAGTCTTCCATGTACCGCGCCGGCGCCCACCAGGTGTTGGTGAAGAGTGCCAGCGCCCTGGAAAGCCTGGCCCAGGCGGAGGTTTTTATTTTTGACAAGACTGGCACCCTGACCTCCGGCGACCTGGAAGTACTGCACACCGTCTCCCTGGACAGCCGCTGGAGCAGTGAGGAAGTCCTCAATCTGGCAGCCTCCATAGAGGAGCACTACTTCCACCCCATCGCCCAGGCAGTGGTCAAGGCCGCCCAGCAGAACTCCTCCAGCCGCAAGCACTTCCACCACAGCGAAGTGGAATTTATCGTAGCCCATGGAGTCATGGCCTATGTTGATGGCAAAAAAGTCGTCATCGGCAGCCGCCATTTCCTCGAAGACGATGAAGGCATTCGCTTCCCCGACAGCACTACCGGAATCCAGTGCCACTATGGCGAAAGCATAACGCCCCTCTATATCGGTTATGACGGCAAACTGCTGGGAATCATCTGCCTCAAGGATGAACTGCGCCCGGAAAGCCCCCGCCTGATGGCCAATCTGCGCGCCCTGGGAGTGCAGTATATGGTTCTGCTGACAGGGGATCGCCGGGAAAAGGCTCTGGAGATAGCCAGTGAACTGGGCTTTGACGAGTGCCACTATGAACTGCACCCCGAACAAAAGGCCACCATCGTGCAGAGTTACAAAGATCGTGGACTCCGTTGCGCCTTTGTCGGAGATGGCATCAACGACGCCCCGGCCCTGTCACTGGCCGATGTGGGAATCGCCATGCAGAAAGGGGCCGATATCGCCCGCATCAGCGCAGACATCGCCCTACTGCACGACGACATTCTGCTGGTCAGCGATATCCGCGCCCTGGCAGCCTCCACGCTCAGAAGAGTCACCACCAACTACCGCCTCACCATTGGACTCAACAGCGCCATCATGCTGCTGGCCGCCATGGGGCGCATCTCGCCCATGGCAACGGCAGTGCTCCATAACGGAACCACTATCGGCATCCTGCTGAATGCCGCCCTGGGTGGCCGCAATGCCATGCAGAGCCCCAGAAACAGCATCAAAGCACCATCCACAGGTGAACCCTATGAAGAAGCCTCCGAAACATTCCCAGCGTGA
- a CDS encoding SAM-dependent methyltransferase yields MKAMVRLTKMTERLLVFCPWLIRLQQKYYHRIVSKEVRSGLISSEDNVLCIGGGPLPCTAIEIARCTGAHVVVIDCDPAAVHTAQQIVRVMGMENSVEVCLGDGCSYDASHFQVIHIARQAEPQEAILRNIWTVAPRGARILVRHPNALLKSCYCGLPRAYASQCDRKGNAVDGTLLFTKNRKEFPGEIHAAGDRHSAHRTAYLAG; encoded by the coding sequence ATGAAAGCAATGGTGCGCCTTACCAAAATGACAGAACGACTCCTTGTCTTCTGCCCTTGGCTGATCAGACTGCAGCAGAAGTACTATCATCGCATCGTCAGCAAGGAAGTGCGCTCCGGGCTTATTTCAAGCGAAGACAACGTCCTGTGTATCGGAGGAGGCCCCCTCCCCTGCACCGCCATAGAGATCGCCCGCTGTACGGGCGCCCATGTGGTGGTCATAGACTGCGATCCGGCAGCAGTGCACACGGCGCAGCAGATTGTCCGGGTCATGGGAATGGAAAACTCTGTGGAGGTCTGCCTGGGTGACGGGTGCAGCTACGACGCCTCACACTTCCAGGTCATCCATATTGCGCGCCAGGCTGAACCTCAGGAGGCCATTCTGCGCAACATATGGACGGTTGCTCCCCGCGGCGCCCGTATATTGGTGCGCCATCCCAACGCCCTCCTGAAAAGCTGCTATTGCGGTCTCCCCCGCGCATATGCCTCCCAGTGCGACCGCAAGGGGAACGCAGTCGACGGCACCCTCCTGTTCACAAAAAACCGCAAGGAGTTTCCCGGTGAAATACATGCTGCTGGCGACAGGCATAGCGCTCACCGCACTGCTTATCTGGCAGGCTGA